From the genome of Suricata suricatta isolate VVHF042 chromosome 3, meerkat_22Aug2017_6uvM2_HiC, whole genome shotgun sequence, one region includes:
- the RNASEL gene encoding 2-5A-dependent ribonuclease isoform X2 yields METESHNSLQERPTPSSKERALVEGNQLMKAVKKEDIKLVQQLLEGGADVNFQEKEWGWSPLHNAVQNGQEDIVDLLLHYGANPCLRKKNGATPFIIAGIEGNVKLLELLLSKGAEVNECDANGFTAFMEAAVNGKVEALRFLYKNGAKVNLSRRTKEDQKKLGKGGATALMDAAENGHVDALKILLDEMGADVKSQDNMGRNALIYALRHSDDRNVEVITRLLLDHGAEVNVRGEKGKTPLILAVEKKHLGLVQMLLEQEHIEINDTDSEGSTALLLAVQLKLKGIAQLLCEKGASTDCGDLVMIARRNYDSSLAKFLLLHGAREDFHSPAEDWKPQSSRWREALEHLHRIYRPMIGKLKIFIDEEYKIADTSEGGIYLGFYEGQEVAVKRFCEGSTHGHKEVSCLQSSRANSDLVTFYGSESHKDCLYVCLALCEQTLEEHLDKHRGEAGDNEEDEFARKVLSTVFKAVEELHLLCGYTHQDLHPGNILIDSKNAVCLADFDKSIKWTGEPKEIKTDLEALGLLVLYVVKKGDLPFETLKTKSIEEVIEFSPDEETRDLIRHLFNPGENMKEHLSGLLGHPFFWSWQNRYRMLRDVGNESDVKVQKRNSKIVQLLQLGTSEYSRSFAQWTSKIDGYVMQEMNSYYYKKCKRYKDTVSDLLRFIRNLGEHINEEKNKTWSLVMGRVEKKKTVYWVLSEEMMTLNEVKKVGSQTKHN; encoded by the exons ATGGAGACCGAGAGCCATAACAGCCTTCAGGAGAGACCCACACCCTCCAGCAAGGAGAGGGCATTGGTGGAGGGCAATCAGTTGATGAAAGCtgttaaaaaagaagacatcaagCTGGTTCAGCAATTGCTGGAAGGAGGGGCTGATGTCAATTTCCAGGAAAAGGAGTGGGGCTGGTCCCCTTTGCATAACGCAGTACAAAATGGCCAGGAGGACATCGTGGATCTTCTGCTTCATTATGGTGCTAATCCTTGTCTGAGGAAGAAGAATGGGGCCACTCCCTTCATCATCGCTGGGATCGAAGGCAATGTGAAGCTGCTGGAACTTTTACTTTCTAAAGGTGCAGAGGTCAATGAGTGTGATGCTAATGGCTTCACAGCATTCATGGAAGCTGCTGTGAATGGTAAGGTCGAAGCCTTAAGATTCCTGTACAAGAATGGTGCAAAGGTGAATTTGAGTCGAAGGACCAAGGAGGATCAAAAGAAGCTTGGAAAAGGAGGGGCCACAGCTCTAATGGATGCTGCTGAAAATGGACATGTAGATGCCCTGAAGATCCTCCTTGATGAGATGGGGGCAGATGTCAAATCCCAGGACAATATGGGCAGAAATGCTTTGATCTATGCACTTAGGCACTCTGATGATAGAAACGTGGAGGTCATCACTCGCCTTCTGCTGGACCATGGGGCTGAGGTCAAcgtgaggggggaaaaagggaagacaCCCCTGATCCTGGCAGTGGAAAAGAAGCACTTGGGTTTGGTGCAGATGCTTCTGGAACAAGAACATATAGAGATTAATGACACAGACAGTGAGGGCAGTACAGCACTTCTGTTGGCTGTCCAACTCAAACTGAAAGGAATTGCTCAACTGTTATGCGAGAAGGGAGCCAGCACAGACTGTGGAGATCTTGTTATGATAGCGAGGCGCAACTATGACAGTTCTCTTGCGAAGTTTCTTCTCCTTCATGGGGCCAGAGAAGATTTTCACTCTCCTGCTGAAGACTGGAAGCCTCAAAGCTCACGTTGGAGGGAGGCCTTGGAACATCTCCATAGAATATACCGCCCTATGATTGGCAAACTCAAGATCTTTATCGACGAGGAATATAAAATTGCTGACACATCTGAAGGGGGCATCTACCTGGGGTTCTATGAAGGGCAAGAGGTCGCTGTGAAACGCTTCTGTGAAGGCAGCACCCATGGACACAAGGAGGTCTCCTGCCTGCAGAGCAGCAGAGCAAACAGTGACTTGGTGACGTTCTACGGGAGTGAGAGCCACAAGGACTGTCTGTATGTGTGCCTTGCCCTCTGTGAGCAGACCCTGGAGGAACACTTGGATAAGcacagaggggaggctggggacaaTGAGGAAGACGAGTTTGCCCGGAAAGTCCTTTCCACTGTATTTAAGGCTGTGGAAGAGCTGCATCTCCTGTGTGGATACACTCATCAGGATCTGCACCCTGGAAACATCTTAATAG ATTccaagaatgctgtttgcctggCAGATTTTGATAAAAGCATCAAGTGGACTGGAGAGCCAAAGGAAATCAAGACAGATCTAGAG GCCCTTGGACTGCTGGTCCTATATGTGGTAAAAAAGGGAGATCTCCCTTTTGAGACCCTGAAGACTAAAAGTATTGAAGAGGTGATTGAATTttctccagatgaggaaactcggGACCTCATTCGTCACCTGTTTAACCCTGGAGAAAATATGAAGGAGCATCTGAGTGGCCTGCTGGGTCATCCCTTCTTTTGGAGTTGGCAGAA CCGCTATAGGATGCTTAGGGATGTGGGAAATGAATCGGACGTTAAAGTGCAAAAACGTAATAGCAAGATTGTCCAACTACTACAACTTGGAACATCTGAATATTCCAGAAGTTTTGCCCAGTGGACTTCTAAG attgaTGGCTATGTTATGCAAGAAATGAATAgctattattataaaaaatgcaaacGCTATAAGGACACTGTGAGTGATCTGCTAAGGTTTATCCGGAATTTGGGAGAAcatattaatgaagaaaaaaacaaaac
- the RNASEL gene encoding 2-5A-dependent ribonuclease isoform X1, giving the protein METESHNSLQERPTPSSKERALVEGNQLMKAVKKEDIKLVQQLLEGGADVNFQEKEWGWSPLHNAVQNGQEDIVDLLLHYGANPCLRKKNGATPFIIAGIEGNVKLLELLLSKGAEVNECDANGFTAFMEAAVNGKVEALRFLYKNGAKVNLSRRTKEDQKKLGKGGATALMDAAENGHVDALKILLDEMGADVKSQDNMGRNALIYALRHSDDRNVEVITRLLLDHGAEVNVRGEKGKTPLILAVEKKHLGLVQMLLEQEHIEINDTDSEGSTALLLAVQLKLKGIAQLLCEKGASTDCGDLVMIARRNYDSSLAKFLLLHGAREDFHSPAEDWKPQSSRWREALEHLHRIYRPMIGKLKIFIDEEYKIADTSEGGIYLGFYEGQEVAVKRFCEGSTHGHKEVSCLQSSRANSDLVTFYGSESHKDCLYVCLALCEQTLEEHLDKHRGEAGDNEEDEFARKVLSTVFKAVEELHLLCGYTHQDLHPGNILIDSKNAVCLADFDKSIKWTGEPKEIKTDLEALGLLVLYVVKKGDLPFETLKTKSIEEVIEFSPDEETRDLIRHLFNPGENMKEHLSGLLGHPFFWSWQNRYRMLRDVGNESDVKVQKRNSKIVQLLQLGTSEYSRSFAQWTSKIDGYVMQEMNSYYYKKCKRYKDTVSDLLRFIRNLGEHINEEKNKTMRSRIGEPFQYLQKEFPDLVIYVYTKLQNTEYRKHFPKTHNPNKS; this is encoded by the exons ATGGAGACCGAGAGCCATAACAGCCTTCAGGAGAGACCCACACCCTCCAGCAAGGAGAGGGCATTGGTGGAGGGCAATCAGTTGATGAAAGCtgttaaaaaagaagacatcaagCTGGTTCAGCAATTGCTGGAAGGAGGGGCTGATGTCAATTTCCAGGAAAAGGAGTGGGGCTGGTCCCCTTTGCATAACGCAGTACAAAATGGCCAGGAGGACATCGTGGATCTTCTGCTTCATTATGGTGCTAATCCTTGTCTGAGGAAGAAGAATGGGGCCACTCCCTTCATCATCGCTGGGATCGAAGGCAATGTGAAGCTGCTGGAACTTTTACTTTCTAAAGGTGCAGAGGTCAATGAGTGTGATGCTAATGGCTTCACAGCATTCATGGAAGCTGCTGTGAATGGTAAGGTCGAAGCCTTAAGATTCCTGTACAAGAATGGTGCAAAGGTGAATTTGAGTCGAAGGACCAAGGAGGATCAAAAGAAGCTTGGAAAAGGAGGGGCCACAGCTCTAATGGATGCTGCTGAAAATGGACATGTAGATGCCCTGAAGATCCTCCTTGATGAGATGGGGGCAGATGTCAAATCCCAGGACAATATGGGCAGAAATGCTTTGATCTATGCACTTAGGCACTCTGATGATAGAAACGTGGAGGTCATCACTCGCCTTCTGCTGGACCATGGGGCTGAGGTCAAcgtgaggggggaaaaagggaagacaCCCCTGATCCTGGCAGTGGAAAAGAAGCACTTGGGTTTGGTGCAGATGCTTCTGGAACAAGAACATATAGAGATTAATGACACAGACAGTGAGGGCAGTACAGCACTTCTGTTGGCTGTCCAACTCAAACTGAAAGGAATTGCTCAACTGTTATGCGAGAAGGGAGCCAGCACAGACTGTGGAGATCTTGTTATGATAGCGAGGCGCAACTATGACAGTTCTCTTGCGAAGTTTCTTCTCCTTCATGGGGCCAGAGAAGATTTTCACTCTCCTGCTGAAGACTGGAAGCCTCAAAGCTCACGTTGGAGGGAGGCCTTGGAACATCTCCATAGAATATACCGCCCTATGATTGGCAAACTCAAGATCTTTATCGACGAGGAATATAAAATTGCTGACACATCTGAAGGGGGCATCTACCTGGGGTTCTATGAAGGGCAAGAGGTCGCTGTGAAACGCTTCTGTGAAGGCAGCACCCATGGACACAAGGAGGTCTCCTGCCTGCAGAGCAGCAGAGCAAACAGTGACTTGGTGACGTTCTACGGGAGTGAGAGCCACAAGGACTGTCTGTATGTGTGCCTTGCCCTCTGTGAGCAGACCCTGGAGGAACACTTGGATAAGcacagaggggaggctggggacaaTGAGGAAGACGAGTTTGCCCGGAAAGTCCTTTCCACTGTATTTAAGGCTGTGGAAGAGCTGCATCTCCTGTGTGGATACACTCATCAGGATCTGCACCCTGGAAACATCTTAATAG ATTccaagaatgctgtttgcctggCAGATTTTGATAAAAGCATCAAGTGGACTGGAGAGCCAAAGGAAATCAAGACAGATCTAGAG GCCCTTGGACTGCTGGTCCTATATGTGGTAAAAAAGGGAGATCTCCCTTTTGAGACCCTGAAGACTAAAAGTATTGAAGAGGTGATTGAATTttctccagatgaggaaactcggGACCTCATTCGTCACCTGTTTAACCCTGGAGAAAATATGAAGGAGCATCTGAGTGGCCTGCTGGGTCATCCCTTCTTTTGGAGTTGGCAGAA CCGCTATAGGATGCTTAGGGATGTGGGAAATGAATCGGACGTTAAAGTGCAAAAACGTAATAGCAAGATTGTCCAACTACTACAACTTGGAACATCTGAATATTCCAGAAGTTTTGCCCAGTGGACTTCTAAG attgaTGGCTATGTTATGCAAGAAATGAATAgctattattataaaaaatgcaaacGCTATAAGGACACTGTGAGTGATCTGCTAAGGTTTATCCGGAATTTGGGAGAAcatattaatgaagaaaaaaacaaaac GATGAGGTCGAGAATTGGAGAACCTTTCCAATACTTGCAAAAGGAATTTCCTGATCTGGTCATCTATGTCTACACGAAACTACAGAACACAGAATACAGAAAGCATTTTCCCAAAACCCACAATCCAAACAAGTCTTAG
- the RNASEL gene encoding 2-5A-dependent ribonuclease isoform X3 produces METESHNSLQERPTPSSKERALVEGNQLMKAVKKEDIKLVQQLLEGGADVNFQEKEWGWSPLHNAVQNGQEDIVDLLLHYGANPCLRKKNGATPFIIAGIEGNVKLLELLLSKGAEVNECDANGFTAFMEAAVNGKVEALRFLYKNGAKVNLSRRTKEDQKKLGKGGATALMDAAENGHVDALKILLDEMGADVKSQDNMGRNALIYALRHSDDRNVEVITRLLLDHGAEVNVRGEKGKTPLILAVEKKHLGLVQMLLEQEHIEINDTDSEGSTALLLAVQLKLKGIAQLLCEKGASTDCGDLVMIARRNYDSSLAKFLLLHGAREDFHSPAEDWKPQSSRWREALEHLHRIYRPMIGKLKIFIDEEYKIADTSEGGIYLGFYEGQEVAVKRFCEGSTHGHKEVSCLQSSRANSDLVTFYGSESHKDCLYVCLALCEQTLEEHLDKHRGEAGDNEEDEFARKVLSTVFKAVEELHLLCGYTHQDLHPGNILIDSKNAVCLADFDKSIKWTGEPKEIKTDLEIDGYVMQEMNSYYYKKCKRYKDTVSDLLRFIRNLGEHINEEKNKTMRSRIGEPFQYLQKEFPDLVIYVYTKLQNTEYRKHFPKTHNPNKS; encoded by the exons ATGGAGACCGAGAGCCATAACAGCCTTCAGGAGAGACCCACACCCTCCAGCAAGGAGAGGGCATTGGTGGAGGGCAATCAGTTGATGAAAGCtgttaaaaaagaagacatcaagCTGGTTCAGCAATTGCTGGAAGGAGGGGCTGATGTCAATTTCCAGGAAAAGGAGTGGGGCTGGTCCCCTTTGCATAACGCAGTACAAAATGGCCAGGAGGACATCGTGGATCTTCTGCTTCATTATGGTGCTAATCCTTGTCTGAGGAAGAAGAATGGGGCCACTCCCTTCATCATCGCTGGGATCGAAGGCAATGTGAAGCTGCTGGAACTTTTACTTTCTAAAGGTGCAGAGGTCAATGAGTGTGATGCTAATGGCTTCACAGCATTCATGGAAGCTGCTGTGAATGGTAAGGTCGAAGCCTTAAGATTCCTGTACAAGAATGGTGCAAAGGTGAATTTGAGTCGAAGGACCAAGGAGGATCAAAAGAAGCTTGGAAAAGGAGGGGCCACAGCTCTAATGGATGCTGCTGAAAATGGACATGTAGATGCCCTGAAGATCCTCCTTGATGAGATGGGGGCAGATGTCAAATCCCAGGACAATATGGGCAGAAATGCTTTGATCTATGCACTTAGGCACTCTGATGATAGAAACGTGGAGGTCATCACTCGCCTTCTGCTGGACCATGGGGCTGAGGTCAAcgtgaggggggaaaaagggaagacaCCCCTGATCCTGGCAGTGGAAAAGAAGCACTTGGGTTTGGTGCAGATGCTTCTGGAACAAGAACATATAGAGATTAATGACACAGACAGTGAGGGCAGTACAGCACTTCTGTTGGCTGTCCAACTCAAACTGAAAGGAATTGCTCAACTGTTATGCGAGAAGGGAGCCAGCACAGACTGTGGAGATCTTGTTATGATAGCGAGGCGCAACTATGACAGTTCTCTTGCGAAGTTTCTTCTCCTTCATGGGGCCAGAGAAGATTTTCACTCTCCTGCTGAAGACTGGAAGCCTCAAAGCTCACGTTGGAGGGAGGCCTTGGAACATCTCCATAGAATATACCGCCCTATGATTGGCAAACTCAAGATCTTTATCGACGAGGAATATAAAATTGCTGACACATCTGAAGGGGGCATCTACCTGGGGTTCTATGAAGGGCAAGAGGTCGCTGTGAAACGCTTCTGTGAAGGCAGCACCCATGGACACAAGGAGGTCTCCTGCCTGCAGAGCAGCAGAGCAAACAGTGACTTGGTGACGTTCTACGGGAGTGAGAGCCACAAGGACTGTCTGTATGTGTGCCTTGCCCTCTGTGAGCAGACCCTGGAGGAACACTTGGATAAGcacagaggggaggctggggacaaTGAGGAAGACGAGTTTGCCCGGAAAGTCCTTTCCACTGTATTTAAGGCTGTGGAAGAGCTGCATCTCCTGTGTGGATACACTCATCAGGATCTGCACCCTGGAAACATCTTAATAG ATTccaagaatgctgtttgcctggCAGATTTTGATAAAAGCATCAAGTGGACTGGAGAGCCAAAGGAAATCAAGACAGATCTAGAG attgaTGGCTATGTTATGCAAGAAATGAATAgctattattataaaaaatgcaaacGCTATAAGGACACTGTGAGTGATCTGCTAAGGTTTATCCGGAATTTGGGAGAAcatattaatgaagaaaaaaacaaaac GATGAGGTCGAGAATTGGAGAACCTTTCCAATACTTGCAAAAGGAATTTCCTGATCTGGTCATCTATGTCTACACGAAACTACAGAACACAGAATACAGAAAGCATTTTCCCAAAACCCACAATCCAAACAAGTCTTAG